Proteins from one Streptosporangium becharense genomic window:
- a CDS encoding ABC transporter ATP-binding protein, with protein MSELFAGLHADEYDRTYGNRRLVARILRYLRERRGAMLGSAALVVGAALLTAAVPVVISRVIDQVGGGTGLGLRLSLFVVVAAVLAWVMNWVRQAVTARLVGDVVYRLQCDAADAALAKDVAFYDGNSAGQVMSRVTGDTEGFSSVMTLTLNLLSQVFLVLLLGGVVFWIDVDLGLIILATLPILLGVALAFRRVARTAAAGTRRVMARVNANVHESMLGISVAKSFGREKAVYRDFDEVNRLSYAVYIRQGLIYAVILPVLTMLAGLATAVVLYQGGRFAVLGRLSPGEWYFAIQAFGMLWQPVTQAASFWSLFQQGLAASERVFALIDSEHAIVQHGDEPVTRLDGEIEARGLVFRYGTGATVFDGLDLRIAARETVAIVGHTGGGKSTLAKLIARAYEFQGGELLIDGRDIRSLDLRGYRRRVGVVPQHPFLFAGTLAENIAYGRPGAGHADVERAIERIGHRVWSRSMPLSLHDRLTSGGQGVSVGQRQLIALARMFLQEPDIVLLDEPTASVDPLTERGIQDALFRLFEGRTVLVIAHRLSTIRRADRVLVLREGVIAEDGGFDELLRRGGAFAALYATYYAHQRSA; from the coding sequence GTGAGCGAACTGTTCGCGGGCCTGCACGCCGACGAGTACGACCGCACCTACGGCAACCGCCGGCTGGTGGCCAGGATCCTCCGCTACCTGCGGGAACGACGCGGCGCCATGCTCGGCTCCGCCGCGCTCGTCGTGGGAGCCGCGCTGCTGACCGCCGCGGTGCCGGTCGTCATCTCCCGGGTGATCGACCAGGTGGGGGGCGGAACCGGGCTGGGCCTGCGGCTCAGCCTCTTCGTCGTCGTGGCCGCGGTGCTCGCCTGGGTGATGAACTGGGTGCGCCAGGCCGTCACCGCGCGACTGGTGGGCGACGTGGTGTACCGGTTGCAGTGCGACGCCGCCGACGCGGCCCTCGCCAAGGACGTCGCCTTCTACGACGGGAACTCGGCCGGTCAGGTGATGAGCCGGGTCACCGGCGACACCGAGGGGTTCAGCTCGGTGATGACCCTCACCCTCAACCTGCTCAGCCAGGTCTTCCTGGTGCTGCTGCTCGGCGGGGTGGTGTTCTGGATCGACGTCGACCTCGGCCTGATCATCCTGGCGACGCTGCCGATCCTGCTCGGCGTGGCCCTGGCGTTCCGCAGGGTCGCCAGGACGGCGGCGGCGGGCACCCGGCGGGTGATGGCCAGGGTCAACGCCAACGTGCACGAGTCGATGCTGGGCATCTCGGTCGCCAAGAGCTTCGGCCGGGAGAAGGCCGTGTACCGCGACTTCGACGAGGTCAACCGGTTGTCGTACGCCGTCTACATCAGGCAGGGCCTGATCTACGCGGTGATCCTCCCGGTGCTGACGATGCTGGCCGGCCTGGCCACCGCGGTCGTGCTGTACCAGGGCGGGCGTTTCGCGGTGCTCGGCAGGCTCTCCCCCGGCGAGTGGTACTTCGCCATCCAGGCGTTCGGGATGCTGTGGCAGCCGGTCACCCAGGCGGCGTCGTTCTGGAGCCTCTTCCAGCAGGGGCTCGCCGCCAGTGAGCGGGTGTTCGCGCTGATCGACAGCGAGCACGCCATCGTCCAGCACGGCGACGAGCCCGTGACCCGGCTGGACGGCGAGATCGAGGCGCGCGGCCTGGTCTTCCGCTACGGCACCGGGGCCACCGTGTTCGACGGCCTCGATCTGCGGATCGCCGCACGGGAGACGGTGGCGATCGTCGGGCACACCGGGGGCGGCAAGTCCACGCTGGCCAAGCTGATCGCCCGTGCCTACGAGTTCCAGGGGGGTGAGCTGCTGATCGACGGCCGCGACATTCGTTCGCTCGACCTGCGGGGGTACCGCCGACGCGTCGGGGTCGTCCCGCAGCACCCGTTCCTCTTCGCGGGCACGCTCGCGGAGAACATCGCCTACGGCAGGCCCGGCGCGGGGCACGCGGACGTCGAGCGCGCCATCGAGAGGATCGGGCACCGGGTCTGGTCCCGGAGCATGCCGCTGTCCCTGCACGACCGCCTGACCTCCGGCGGTCAGGGGGTGTCGGTCGGGCAGCGGCAGCTCATCGCCCTCGCCCGGATGTTCCTCCAGGAACCGGACATCGTCCTGCTGGACGAGCCGACGGCCAGCGTCGACCCGCTGACCGAGCGGGGCATCCAGGACGCGCTGTTCCGGCTGTTCGAGGGCCGTACCGTGCTGGTGATCGCCCACCGGCTGTCGACGATCCGGCGGGCCGACCGCGTCCTGGTGCTCCGCGAGGGTGTGATCGCCGAGGACGGTGGCTTCGACGAGTTGCTGCGCCGCGGCGGCGCGTTCGCCGCCCTGTACGCGACCTACTACGCCCACCAGCGGTCGGCATGA
- a CDS encoding ABC transporter ATP-binding protein has protein sequence MRSGRLKAGGTRPEPDPAAGPPVASPDVRAWIFRHLRRHRPLLLLFTVTAVAANLCSTLVPLQVGTAFAEATGSSPDLAAVAGAAVAVGLLAAGRFAADLLSSGSMEIVAQRVKRDARDDLYRSLLAKRLSFHDQQRIGDILARAINDARLVDYMLSPGVATAFNGVLALLVPILFIASLHTQLLLAPGVMVVVFAFALRHHLRRLHPLTMRARERFADLNERFSTTLAGISTVKAATQEEHERRAFTAAAAAYRDAYVRRGQAQAVYLPALSFALAMAVGAVHSLHLYDRGDLTLAQVVTYLGWLLLFAQPVTMSEQAVPVIQEGFVAAARMQQITGGDPGEREDTRGTSAPVEGAITFDRVSFRYDGKEVLRDVSFHVPAGRTLAVVGPTGSGKSTLTKLVNRMYDATGGRVLIDGRDVRDWEPGALRRQIGHVDQETFLFSKSVLDNIAFGAPDGAGYEDVLRAAKQACADDFVQAMEHGYDTVLNEGGTTLSGGQRQRLAIARALLTDPRILTLDDATSAVDAQTETAIAEAIDRVTAGRTTVLISHRPGRIRRADMILLLDAGRVVDLGTHEELIGRCALYREIYSE, from the coding sequence GTGCGATCGGGGAGACTCAAGGCCGGGGGGACACGACCGGAGCCGGACCCCGCCGCGGGCCCGCCGGTCGCGTCCCCCGATGTGCGGGCGTGGATATTCCGGCATCTGCGCCGGCACCGGCCGCTGCTGCTGCTGTTCACCGTCACGGCGGTCGCGGCGAACCTCTGCTCCACCCTCGTCCCCCTCCAGGTCGGCACGGCGTTCGCCGAGGCCACCGGCTCCAGTCCCGACCTCGCGGCGGTCGCGGGGGCGGCGGTCGCGGTGGGCCTGCTGGCGGCCGGCCGGTTCGCCGCCGACCTGCTGTCCAGCGGCTCGATGGAGATCGTCGCCCAGCGGGTCAAACGGGACGCGCGCGACGACCTGTACCGCAGCCTGCTGGCCAAGCGCCTGTCCTTCCACGACCAGCAGCGCATCGGGGACATCCTGGCACGCGCCATCAACGACGCCAGGCTCGTCGACTACATGCTCAGCCCGGGGGTCGCCACCGCGTTCAACGGCGTCCTGGCCCTGCTCGTCCCCATCCTGTTCATCGCCTCCCTGCACACCCAGCTGCTGCTGGCCCCCGGCGTGATGGTCGTCGTGTTCGCGTTCGCGCTCCGCCACCACCTGCGGCGGCTGCACCCGCTGACGATGCGTGCCCGGGAGAGGTTCGCGGACCTCAACGAGCGCTTCTCCACGACCCTCGCCGGCATCTCCACCGTGAAGGCCGCCACCCAGGAGGAGCACGAGCGGCGCGCCTTCACCGCCGCCGCCGCGGCCTACCGGGACGCCTACGTCAGACGCGGGCAGGCACAGGCCGTCTACCTGCCCGCGCTGAGCTTCGCGCTCGCGATGGCGGTCGGCGCCGTCCACTCCCTCCACCTGTACGACCGGGGCGACCTCACCCTCGCCCAGGTGGTGACCTACCTCGGCTGGCTGCTGCTGTTCGCGCAACCGGTCACCATGTCCGAGCAGGCCGTCCCGGTCATCCAGGAGGGTTTCGTCGCCGCGGCCCGGATGCAGCAGATCACCGGGGGCGACCCGGGCGAGCGGGAGGACACCCGGGGCACGTCGGCGCCCGTCGAAGGCGCGATCACCTTCGACCGGGTCTCCTTCCGCTACGACGGCAAGGAGGTCCTGCGGGACGTCTCCTTCCACGTGCCCGCCGGCCGGACCCTCGCCGTCGTCGGCCCCACGGGCAGCGGGAAGAGCACGCTCACCAAGCTCGTCAACCGCATGTACGACGCCACCGGAGGGCGGGTGCTGATCGACGGCCGGGACGTACGCGACTGGGAGCCGGGTGCGCTGCGCCGCCAGATCGGCCACGTGGACCAGGAGACCTTCCTGTTCTCCAAGAGCGTGCTGGACAACATCGCGTTCGGCGCGCCGGACGGGGCCGGGTACGAGGACGTGCTGCGCGCCGCCAAGCAGGCGTGCGCGGACGACTTCGTGCAGGCGATGGAACACGGCTACGACACGGTCCTCAACGAGGGGGGGACGACGCTGTCCGGCGGCCAGCGGCAGCGCCTGGCCATCGCCAGGGCCCTGCTCACCGACCCCCGCATCCTCACGCTGGACGACGCGACGAGCGCGGTCGACGCCCAGACCGAGACGGCCATCGCCGAGGCGATCGACCGGGTGACCGCCGGCCGCACCACGGTGCTGATCTCGCACCGCCCCGGCCGGATCCGGCGCGCCGACATGATCCTGCTGCTGGACGCGGGCCGCGTCGTCGACCTGGGGACGCACGAGGAACTGATCGGACGCTGCGCCTTGTACAGGGAGATCTACAGTGAATGA
- a CDS encoding Gfo/Idh/MocA family protein, with product MTDLVRLALVGCGRQMRQNLFPFLQRIRGHQVVACVDPDLSLAREIQALTADAVCADSIDALDLGTVDAAVLAVPPEPSYELTRRLVERGIDCFVEKPAGPSTAALEDLNRVVHDSGRHVQVGFNFRYAETLQRLHELTRAVRATPCSVTIDFYSRHPSAPQWGVDTTLEAWIRHNSVHALDLARWFTPSPVAQVDAHVIPGEPDRFQVNLFLRHRDGSLSTLRMGNHVKRFLVGVSVQGTDGSRYTAPSLERVTLDLSAGVPLGQELHSTRNLDDGWARSGFGPELTAFVESCRRAPAARLTGDPSPAPEVPSVADALAASALCDRTMAQLSATGGNGFAALAHPMPASAQAG from the coding sequence GTGACTGACCTCGTACGGCTCGCCCTGGTCGGCTGCGGCCGCCAGATGCGGCAGAACCTCTTCCCCTTCTTACAGCGCATCCGCGGCCACCAGGTCGTCGCCTGCGTCGACCCGGACCTGTCGCTGGCCCGGGAGATCCAGGCGCTGACGGCCGACGCGGTCTGCGCCGACTCCATCGACGCCCTCGACCTCGGGACGGTGGACGCGGCGGTGCTCGCCGTCCCGCCCGAGCCGTCCTACGAGCTCACCCGGCGCCTGGTGGAACGCGGCATCGACTGCTTCGTGGAGAAGCCCGCCGGGCCGTCCACCGCCGCGCTGGAGGACCTGAACCGGGTGGTGCACGACAGCGGCCGCCACGTCCAGGTCGGATTCAACTTCCGCTACGCGGAGACCCTCCAGCGCCTGCACGAGCTGACCCGGGCCGTCCGCGCCACCCCCTGCTCGGTGACCATCGACTTCTACAGCCGTCACCCCTCGGCCCCCCAGTGGGGCGTGGACACGACCCTGGAGGCGTGGATCCGCCACAACAGCGTGCACGCGCTCGACCTGGCCCGCTGGTTCACGCCCTCCCCGGTCGCCCAGGTCGACGCGCACGTCATCCCCGGCGAGCCCGACCGCTTCCAGGTGAACCTGTTCCTGCGCCACCGCGACGGCTCGCTCTCCACGCTGCGGATGGGCAACCACGTCAAGCGCTTCCTGGTGGGCGTGAGCGTGCAGGGCACCGACGGCAGCCGCTACACCGCCCCCTCGCTCGAACGGGTGACCCTCGACCTGTCCGCCGGCGTGCCGCTCGGTCAGGAACTGCACAGCACGCGCAACCTCGACGACGGCTGGGCACGCAGCGGGTTCGGGCCCGAGCTGACCGCCTTCGTGGAATCCTGCCGCAGGGCACCGGCCGCCCGGCTCACCGGCGACCCCTCCCCCGCGCCGGAGGTGCCGTCCGTCGCCGACGCCCTCGCGGCGTCGGCGCTCTGCGACCGGACGATGGCCCAGCTGTCCGCCACCGGCGGGAACGGCTTCGCGGCCCTGGCGCACCCGATGCCGGCCTCCGCGCAGGCCGGCTAG
- a CDS encoding aminotransferase class III-fold pyridoxal phosphate-dependent enzyme, translated as MNLSGGPRNSRSARRTPLSHSERIAHSKITKKFKSAGRQLLFSRGSKGEVSDTNGVTYLDFVMGYGPVIIGHSDDLFNETLCGYLSNGVMMPGYTAFHQEYLERLLGDRPGERGAFFKTASEAVTAAFRLAAMRTGRLGVVRSGYIGWHDAQIANSLKWHEPLHSPLREKLRYTDAMRGIGESEPVANWVDLRLESLAELLERHRGRLGCFVFDAYLASFTTPEVLRQAVAMCRDAGLLTVFDETKTGGRISPLGYDHDNGLGSDLVVIGKALANGAPLSLLVGEAELLAHAERARLSGTFSKEMIAVYAALATRDILEKPAGDAPDGWTEIGRIGTEVAAVFSAAAEDAGVSSLVGARPVLGGGMFELVYHDEGLLGDKERREALLAAFAAAGILLLEGHPSFVCLAHREIDWSAFRDRARLAFEQWTASTGADRD; from the coding sequence GTGAACTTAAGTGGCGGACCACGCAATAGCAGGTCAGCGAGGAGGACACCCTTGTCACACTCGGAGCGGATAGCCCACTCTAAGATCACCAAAAAGTTCAAATCCGCAGGACGTCAGCTTCTATTCTCGCGCGGCAGCAAAGGCGAGGTTTCGGACACGAACGGTGTCACGTACCTCGACTTCGTCATGGGATATGGGCCGGTGATAATCGGCCACTCCGACGACCTATTCAACGAGACACTGTGCGGCTACCTGTCCAACGGCGTGATGATGCCGGGCTACACGGCTTTCCACCAGGAGTACCTGGAACGGCTGCTCGGCGACCGGCCCGGAGAGCGCGGCGCCTTCTTCAAGACCGCCTCCGAGGCCGTCACCGCGGCATTCCGGCTGGCCGCAATGCGCACCGGACGGCTGGGGGTCGTGCGCAGCGGCTACATCGGCTGGCACGACGCGCAGATCGCCAACTCCCTGAAGTGGCACGAGCCGCTGCACTCCCCGCTGCGCGAGAAGCTCCGCTACACCGACGCGATGCGCGGGATCGGCGAGTCCGAGCCGGTGGCCAACTGGGTCGACCTGCGCCTGGAGTCCCTCGCCGAACTGCTGGAGCGGCACCGCGGGCGGCTGGGCTGCTTCGTCTTCGACGCCTACCTCGCCTCGTTCACCACGCCGGAGGTGCTGCGGCAGGCCGTCGCCATGTGCCGCGACGCCGGCCTGCTCACCGTCTTCGACGAGACCAAGACCGGAGGGCGGATCTCACCGCTCGGCTACGACCACGACAACGGCCTCGGCTCCGACCTCGTGGTGATCGGCAAGGCGCTGGCCAACGGGGCGCCGCTGAGCCTCCTGGTGGGTGAGGCGGAGCTGCTCGCCCACGCGGAGCGGGCCCGGCTCAGCGGCACGTTCTCCAAGGAGATGATCGCCGTGTACGCCGCCCTGGCGACCCGGGACATCCTGGAGAAGCCCGCCGGGGACGCGCCGGACGGCTGGACCGAGATCGGCAGGATCGGCACCGAGGTGGCGGCCGTCTTCTCCGCGGCCGCCGAGGACGCCGGGGTCTCCTCCCTGGTCGGCGCCCGGCCGGTGCTCGGCGGCGGAATGTTCGAGCTGGTGTACCACGACGAGGGCCTCCTCGGCGACAAGGAGCGGCGTGAGGCGCTGCTCGCCGCCTTCGCCGCCGCCGGCATCCTCCTGCTCGAAGGACACCCCTCCTTCGTGTGCCTCGCGCACCGCGAGATCGACTGGAGCGCGTTCCGCGACCGGGCCCGCCTGGCCTTCGAACAGTGGACCGCCTCGACGGGAGCAGACCGTGACTGA
- a CDS encoding phosphoribosylaminoimidazolesuccinocarboxamide synthase, protein MSANYGGDVDYPAGQGISVLDRAKTADPDIVGRSKRLWLLPGGQCLVQIIPSLRSFTYERDELVERTGPLRLDFYEKAAARLAAAGVPCAFRERISADFYLADYRPAPPFEVIVKNRATGSTTRKYPGLFEDGALLPRPVVKFDYRCDPEDQPIGEDYLRALGLPVEAMRERALAVNDVLREWLSPVEVWDFCLIFGQADDGELTVISEISQDCMRLRHQDGSPLDKDLFRDGVAGDEIVNQWSRILDVIQ, encoded by the coding sequence GTGAGCGCCAATTATGGAGGCGATGTGGATTACCCCGCTGGGCAGGGAATTTCGGTTCTAGATAGGGCCAAAACCGCAGATCCGGACATCGTCGGTCGTAGTAAGCGTCTGTGGCTTCTCCCCGGCGGGCAGTGCCTGGTGCAGATAATCCCGAGCCTGCGCAGTTTCACCTACGAACGCGACGAGCTCGTCGAGCGCACCGGGCCCCTGCGCCTCGATTTCTACGAGAAAGCCGCCGCCCGGCTCGCCGCCGCGGGTGTGCCCTGCGCATTCAGGGAACGGATCTCCGCGGATTTCTATCTCGCCGACTACCGCCCCGCTCCGCCGTTCGAAGTCATCGTGAAGAACAGGGCCACCGGATCGACCACGCGGAAATATCCCGGCCTGTTCGAGGACGGCGCTCTCCTGCCGCGCCCGGTCGTGAAATTCGACTACCGGTGCGATCCGGAGGACCAGCCGATCGGCGAGGACTACCTCAGGGCTCTCGGGCTGCCCGTGGAGGCCATGCGCGAACGCGCTCTCGCCGTGAACGACGTGCTGCGGGAGTGGTTGAGCCCGGTGGAGGTGTGGGATTTCTGCCTGATCTTCGGGCAGGCCGACGACGGCGAGCTGACCGTCATCTCCGAGATCTCCCAAGACTGCATGCGGTTACGGCACCAGGACGGATCCCCCCTGGACAAAGACCTGTTCCGGGACGGCGTCGCGGGCGATGAGATCGTCAACCAGTGGAGCCGCATCCTCGATGTCATCCAGTGA
- a CDS encoding SDR family oxidoreductase, translating to MSSSDGSDDRVALITGTNRGSGRAIAEDLRDRGYRIFSLNRSLAGDDWLGERRCDLADPAQIRTAVARVLDEAGHLDVCVSNAVDRVLDPIAELSEADWERLLSINLSAGFHLVKAVLPALRERRGIFVAMGSHAGTRYFEGGAAYSATKAGLKALVETLLLEERRNGVRACLVSPGAIANLDGDESPHKMSTRSIARCVGTIVDSLPGDLVVGEIEVRPADLAEPPVTGIDRLLHV from the coding sequence ATGTCATCCAGTGACGGCAGTGACGACCGGGTCGCCCTGATCACCGGCACCAACCGCGGCAGCGGCAGGGCCATCGCCGAGGACCTGCGCGACCGCGGCTACCGCATCTTCTCCCTGAACCGCTCCCTGGCGGGGGACGACTGGCTCGGCGAACGCCGGTGCGACCTGGCCGACCCGGCGCAGATCAGAACGGCGGTCGCCCGGGTGCTCGACGAGGCGGGGCATCTCGACGTCTGCGTGTCCAACGCGGTCGACCGGGTCCTCGACCCGATAGCGGAACTGAGCGAGGCGGACTGGGAGCGGTTGCTCTCGATCAACCTCAGCGCCGGCTTCCACCTCGTCAAGGCCGTCCTGCCGGCGCTGCGGGAGCGCCGCGGCATCTTCGTCGCGATGGGCAGCCACGCCGGAACCCGCTACTTCGAGGGCGGCGCCGCCTACAGCGCCACCAAGGCCGGGCTGAAGGCGCTGGTCGAGACGCTGCTGCTGGAGGAACGGCGCAACGGAGTCCGCGCCTGCCTCGTCTCACCGGGCGCCATCGCCAACCTGGACGGCGACGAGTCACCGCACAAGATGAGCACCCGGTCGATCGCCCGCTGCGTGGGCACCATCGTCGACTCCCTGCCGGGGGACCTCGTCGTGGGGGAGATCGAGGTACGTCCCGCCGACCTGGCCGAGCCACCCGTCACCGGCATCGACCGGTTGCTGCACGTGTAG
- the hisG gene encoding ATP phosphoribosyltransferase has protein sequence MISLALPKGSLERRALQLFAAAGLDVRRSSERSYRGTIDYAGMTRVAFYKPREIPLVVESGSFDLGLTGADWVEETGAKVEVVESFDYSRNTEKPWRLVLAVPADHLATGVGDLDDGVRVATEYPNIGRRFFQTAGRRAEVIVSYGATEAKIPELADALVDVVETGHSLRQNNLRIIETIRTCGAQLVANPAAYADKGKRGVIRNVARLLQAAWVGPAHVLLTVRTSAEHLTEVARAMPGQSWRAGTGLTDENIVVLQGVLPRRDLPQTVDVLLSAGALDVTESGIGILASNPSPA, from the coding sequence ATGATCTCCCTCGCACTGCCGAAGGGATCGCTGGAGCGGCGGGCCCTGCAACTCTTCGCGGCCGCGGGACTCGACGTACGACGCTCCTCGGAGCGCTCCTACCGGGGCACGATCGACTACGCCGGGATGACGCGGGTGGCGTTCTACAAGCCGCGGGAGATCCCGCTGGTGGTCGAGAGCGGATCGTTCGACCTGGGGCTGACCGGCGCCGACTGGGTGGAGGAGACCGGGGCCAAGGTCGAGGTGGTGGAGTCCTTCGACTACTCCAGGAACACCGAGAAGCCGTGGCGGCTGGTGCTGGCGGTGCCGGCCGACCACCTCGCCACCGGGGTGGGCGACCTCGACGACGGTGTCCGTGTGGCCACCGAGTATCCGAACATCGGCCGCCGGTTCTTCCAGACCGCCGGACGGCGGGCCGAGGTGATCGTCTCCTACGGCGCGACCGAGGCCAAGATCCCGGAGTTGGCCGACGCGCTGGTGGACGTCGTGGAGACGGGGCACTCGCTCCGGCAGAACAACCTGCGGATCATCGAGACGATCCGGACCTGCGGCGCGCAACTGGTCGCCAACCCGGCCGCCTACGCCGACAAGGGCAAGCGCGGAGTGATCCGGAACGTCGCCCGGCTGCTGCAGGCCGCCTGGGTCGGCCCCGCCCACGTCCTGCTGACGGTCCGCACCTCGGCCGAGCACCTGACCGAGGTGGCCCGCGCCATGCCCGGACAGTCGTGGCGGGCCGGGACGGGCCTGACGGACGAGAACATCGTCGTCCTTCAGGGAGTGCTGCCGAGAAGGGACCTCCCGCAGACGGTCGACGTCCTGCTGTCGGCGGGAGCCCTCGACGTCACCGAGTCGGGCATCGGCATCCTCGCCTCGAACCCCTCCCCGGCATGA